In Hydra vulgaris chromosome 06, alternate assembly HydraT2T_AEP, a genomic segment contains:
- the LOC136081373 gene encoding uncharacterized protein LOC136081373: protein MGFDVDDPVRVRRKSRQFLYEGRDEPIVSPEQNFRVSFFNRILDIAIQAINERFTQLSEYYELFGFLYNIGSKHFTDDELLKHCKDLQLALMSDGQSDINGVELWYEIKAIGRRLDTSNSDPKSVLKCIYTSNVVEVFPNLSIVLRILLTLPVTVASAERSFSKLKIIKSYFRSQMCQDRLVGLATISTEKEIADHLDIEDLVKDFAELKARKIHF, encoded by the exons Atgg gaTTTGATGTGGATGATCCCGTACGCGTACGCAGAAAGAGTAGACAATTCCTATACGAAGGTCGTGATGAACCGATAGTATCACCAGAACAAAACTTCAGAGTATCTTTTTTCAATCGAATATTGGACATCGCAATTCAAGCAATAAATGAAAGATTTACGCAATTATCGGAATATTACGAGTTATTTGGGTTTCTTTACAATATCGGCAGCAAACACTTTACGGATGATGAGTTATTGAAACACTGTAAGGACTTGCAGTTAGCGCTTATGTCTGATGGCCAATCTGATATCAACGGGGTCGAACTTTGGTATGAAATTAAAGCTATTGGGAGACGACTTGATACTTCCAACAGCGATccaaaaagtgtattaaaatgtatttacacATCTAATGTTGTCGAAGTATTCCCAAACCTTTCGATAGTTCTTCGCATACTACTAACGTTACCAGTCACAGTTGCTAGTGCTGAAAGAAGCTTTTCAaagctgaaaataataaaatcctaTTTCAGATCACAAATGTGTCAAGATCGTTTAGTTGGTCTAGCTACGATTTCCACCGAGAAAGAAATTGCTGATCATTTGGACATAGAAGATTTGGTTAAAGATTTCGCAGAATTAAAAGCTAGGAAAATTCACTTTTAA
- the LOC136081374 gene encoding uncharacterized protein LOC136081374, giving the protein MESSGSSSYKQLYTSLVRPHLEFAVPVWSPGNKNDTNDIEKIQRRAIKLALELKHLSYTERLAKLGLTTLETRPTRGDLIEVFKITTGINKILRYKELHKASSQSLRSHSIKFKREFAKTTLRHNFFTNRVIPLSNALPEKVVSAMTVNSFKARLDKHLLTAVKV; this is encoded by the exons ATGGAATCATCAGGTTCAAGCAGCTACAA GCAATTATACACATCGCTGGTTAGACCACACCTGGAATTCGCAGTTCCAGTGTGGAGTCCAGGTAATAAAAACGATACCAATGacatagaaaaaattcaaagacgAGCAATAAAGCTAGCTCTTGAACTAAAACATCTAAGTTATACTGAAAGATTGGCAAAGTTGGGTCTCACAACTCTGGAAACAAGACCTACAAGAGGTGATCTTATTGAGGTTTTCAAAATAACAACTGGGATTAATAAGATATTGAGGTATAAAGAGCTTCATAAAGCTTCTTCCCAAAGTCTAAGAAgtcattcaataaaatttaaaagagaatttgcaaaaacaacccttagacacaatttttttacaaacagagTGATACCTCTCTCGAATGCTTTACCTGAAAAAGTGGTTTCTGCAATGacagtaaattcttttaaagctagactagataaacatttgttaacggctgtcaaagtataa